A window from Nitrospira sp. ND1 encodes these proteins:
- a CDS encoding cobalt-precorrin-5B (C(1))-methyltransferase, translating into MDKSVPPKDRKGLRTGFTTGACAAAAAKAATRCLVKGAMLSEIETTLPNRTRVTFALARCERMDRRAICSIIKDAGDDPDCTHGAELTAEVELRAEPGIEIRGGQGVATVTKTGLGLEIGGPAINPVPRRNITEMVGEELAGAPYEGAVVTISVPGGEEMAKKTTNARLGLLGGISILGTTGIVRPYSTAAFKASVMQEIDVAAAGGLRELVLTTGGKSEQYAMALYPQLPEQAFIQVGDFIGVGIKQCAKRGIARAIIVGMMGKLSKMANGKMQTHAAGSEVDMEFLASLAAELSASDELVAAIRQAITARHVLELCREAGLVGITSLVCKRVVEHCQVHAGGKLAVETCLVDFGGSLLGRYPEVQI; encoded by the coding sequence ATGGATAAGAGCGTACCGCCGAAAGATCGAAAGGGGCTGCGCACAGGATTTACCACAGGCGCCTGTGCCGCGGCAGCGGCCAAGGCTGCGACCCGCTGTCTCGTGAAGGGTGCCATGCTGTCTGAAATTGAAACGACCCTGCCGAATCGGACGCGCGTCACGTTCGCGCTCGCCCGTTGTGAGCGAATGGACCGCCGCGCGATTTGCAGCATCATCAAGGATGCCGGCGACGATCCTGATTGTACACATGGGGCCGAGTTGACAGCAGAAGTGGAGCTGCGAGCAGAACCAGGCATCGAGATCAGGGGAGGCCAGGGCGTAGCCACCGTCACCAAGACTGGGTTGGGCTTGGAGATTGGCGGGCCTGCGATCAATCCGGTTCCACGGCGCAATATTACGGAGATGGTGGGGGAGGAATTGGCCGGCGCTCCCTACGAGGGCGCGGTGGTGACGATCAGCGTGCCGGGCGGTGAAGAGATGGCTAAGAAGACCACCAACGCGCGGCTTGGCCTCCTGGGCGGCATCTCCATACTCGGCACAACCGGCATTGTGCGGCCCTATTCGACGGCGGCGTTCAAGGCGAGCGTCATGCAAGAGATCGATGTGGCCGCGGCCGGTGGTCTGCGCGAGCTGGTGCTCACGACCGGCGGCAAATCGGAGCAGTATGCGATGGCGCTCTATCCGCAGTTGCCGGAGCAGGCCTTTATCCAGGTGGGCGACTTCATCGGCGTCGGAATCAAACAATGTGCGAAGCGAGGGATCGCGCGAGCCATCATCGTCGGGATGATGGGAAAATTGTCGAAGATGGCCAACGGCAAGATGCAGACGCATGCCGCCGGATCGGAAGTGGATATGGAATTTCTGGCGTCGCTGGCAGCCGAGTTATCGGCGTCGGACGAGTTGGTGGCCGCTATCCGCCAGGCCATTACAGCCCGCCATGTGTTGGAATTATGCCGCGAGGCAGGCCTCGTCGGTATCACGTCGTTGGTTTGCAAGAGGGTTGTCGAACATTGTCAGGTTCACGCGGGCGGCAAGCTGGCGGTGGAAACCTGTCTGGTAGATTTCGGCGGCTCGTTGCTCGGTCGTTACCCGGAGGTTCAGATATGA
- a CDS encoding CbiX/SirB N-terminal domain-containing protein — MTTGLLIVGHGSRDPNANVEFESLVNAYRVARPDLDVAHGYVELARPSLATALRELAQRADSVVVLPLFLFAAGHVKNDIPLALSQARQEFPSVRFIVANALGIHPNLVELAFERARAALEGARESAKTAVVVVGRGSSDPDANGDFCKVVRLLAEGREIGWVVPCFIGVTRPLFDETVELVARARPERIIVAPYFLFGGRLITKIREQVESFQARYPWIKTELAPHLGVDDRLLRLMDERLAQATAGERPLPCDTCQYRVPVSAVTEHVGGLKALLWSLRHGFTHAQAMPHVHAHRPLAKHVLVCGNVDCADGGSIPLIATLRRLLKDAGRDQDIRVTKTSCMGRCGEGPTVAVYPDGIWYRGVKETDAKELVEEHLLGDRLVSRLVDNIMQ, encoded by the coding sequence ATGACGACGGGATTGCTCATCGTCGGGCACGGCAGTCGTGATCCCAATGCCAATGTTGAGTTCGAGTCCTTAGTCAATGCCTATCGCGTGGCGCGTCCTGATCTCGATGTGGCGCATGGCTATGTGGAGTTGGCCCGCCCGTCGTTGGCCACCGCGCTTCGTGAGTTGGCGCAGCGAGCCGATTCCGTTGTGGTCCTGCCGTTGTTCCTTTTTGCCGCGGGGCATGTGAAGAACGATATCCCGCTCGCGCTCTCGCAGGCTCGGCAAGAGTTTCCCTCCGTCCGTTTTATCGTGGCCAATGCCTTGGGCATCCATCCCAATCTCGTGGAGCTGGCCTTTGAGCGGGCGCGGGCGGCGCTGGAGGGTGCCCGTGAATCCGCGAAGACTGCCGTCGTGGTCGTGGGCCGTGGTTCAAGCGACCCGGATGCGAACGGGGACTTCTGTAAAGTTGTTCGTCTTCTTGCCGAGGGGCGCGAGATCGGGTGGGTGGTGCCCTGTTTCATCGGCGTGACGAGACCGCTGTTTGACGAGACGGTGGAGCTGGTCGCGCGCGCGCGCCCAGAGCGGATCATCGTGGCTCCCTACTTTCTCTTCGGCGGAAGACTGATCACGAAAATTCGCGAGCAGGTGGAATCGTTTCAAGCTCGCTATCCCTGGATCAAGACCGAATTGGCACCCCATTTGGGCGTCGACGACCGGTTGCTCCGCTTGATGGACGAGCGCCTTGCGCAAGCGACGGCAGGGGAACGGCCACTCCCCTGCGATACCTGTCAGTATCGTGTGCCGGTATCCGCTGTGACCGAGCATGTGGGCGGGCTCAAAGCGCTGCTCTGGAGTCTGCGGCACGGATTCACCCATGCGCAGGCCATGCCGCACGTGCATGCCCACCGCCCGCTGGCTAAACATGTCCTGGTCTGCGGGAATGTCGATTGCGCCGATGGCGGGAGCATTCCCCTCATTGCCACATTGCGGCGGCTGTTGAAGGACGCCGGGCGGGATCAGGATATTCGCGTGACGAAGACCTCCTGCATGGGCCGCTGCGGGGAAGGACCGACGGTCGCGGTCTATCCTGATGGCATTTGGTATCGGGGTGTGAAAGAGACGGATGCGAAGGAGTTGGTCGAGGAGCATCTGCTCGGCGATCGGCTCGTCAGTCGCCTGGTCGATAACATTATGCAGTAA
- a CDS encoding DUF3209 family protein: MACHEIAGLRLGLMEVLGVKNEAERQHELAELGTGADQPGPIRSMCGAKDLATLKQFYETAVAALEERVSATRADDPKLPYLRTLVVLTKKVDLDLAHQIEGLTHLYRDLDEMHDFVHEIYPAE; the protein is encoded by the coding sequence ATGGCCTGTCATGAAATCGCAGGGCTGCGGCTAGGTTTGATGGAAGTGTTGGGAGTGAAGAACGAAGCCGAACGGCAGCATGAGTTGGCGGAGCTGGGGACCGGGGCCGATCAACCGGGACCGATTCGTTCCATGTGCGGCGCCAAGGACTTGGCCACGCTCAAGCAGTTTTATGAGACGGCGGTAGCTGCGCTTGAAGAGCGCGTGTCTGCCACCCGCGCCGACGATCCGAAGCTGCCCTATCTGCGTACGCTGGTGGTGCTCACGAAGAAGGTCGATCTCGATCTGGCCCATCAGATCGAAGGGCTCACTCACCTCTATCGCGACCTCGATGAGATGCATGACTTTGTTCATGAGATTTATCCGGCGGAGTAG
- a CDS encoding FAD-dependent oxidoreductase codes for MAVAKIARVVGTERLGPDTLLLDLCAAEPLGFVGGQYLILDSRIVLPNGKAVKRAYSLLTGDAEQCRFQLAVKRIPDGLGSAFVHGLAAGTDVSFSGPWGKFFPREDVSGRTLILATDTGITAALGLLRATRFAPLLPQARLMWLRDSAEYFLPDEFVKNQVPAACGEVRIEAIPAVGHPERVPHARAMLCEVLSRGDLTQAFIAGDGVVNLALLDDLVAAGVAVSKEQVESFFNMPKKSA; via the coding sequence ATGGCCGTAGCGAAGATCGCCAGAGTGGTGGGAACCGAGAGGCTGGGGCCCGATACTCTGCTCCTCGATCTGTGCGCGGCCGAGCCCTTGGGGTTCGTCGGCGGACAGTACCTCATCCTTGATAGTCGAATCGTGTTGCCGAACGGCAAAGCCGTCAAGCGGGCCTACTCGCTCCTCACCGGCGATGCGGAACAATGTCGCTTTCAACTCGCGGTGAAGCGTATTCCCGATGGATTGGGTTCCGCCTTCGTGCACGGACTGGCAGCGGGAACGGACGTTTCGTTCAGCGGACCCTGGGGCAAGTTTTTCCCGAGAGAGGATGTCTCAGGCAGGACTTTGATCCTGGCGACGGATACAGGGATCACCGCTGCGCTGGGACTCTTACGCGCGACCCGTTTTGCGCCGTTGCTCCCTCAGGCCCGGCTCATGTGGCTGCGCGACTCGGCGGAGTATTTTCTCCCGGACGAGTTCGTGAAGAATCAGGTTCCCGCGGCTTGTGGCGAGGTGCGAATCGAGGCGATTCCCGCAGTTGGTCATCCGGAGCGGGTTCCTCATGCCAGAGCCATGCTTTGTGAAGTGTTGTCGCGTGGCGATCTCACTCAGGCCTTCATTGCGGGCGATGGAGTCGTGAACCTGGCATTGCTCGACGATTTGGTGGCGGCAGGAGTGGCCGTGAGCAAGGAGCAGGTGGAGTCGTTCTTCAATATGCCGAAGAAGTCCGCATGA
- the cbiE gene encoding precorrin-6y C5,15-methyltransferase (decarboxylating) subunit CbiE, translated as MSPRCPITLIGIGDDGCASLTSRAVNAVMKAGVLVGGERHLEFFPQFQGEKIVLKSGVVSVLDRVAELAEEQNVCVVASGDPLFFGIGSLVIQRLGAEHVEVLPQPSSMQWAFARAGLKWDDAAFVSLHGRSSEGFLTRLKGQAKVAIFTDEKNSPSVLAQRMVLHGETAWEAWVCENLGGPDEKVRRFDIAALATCQDVGPLNVLVLVRSDPSWRAPCTIPFLHEDQFAKRMPKKGLITKREVRLLSLAAMGIRPDSVVWDIGAGSGSVSIEAALLAPKGLVYAIEVDSEGVEICRDNLLAHAVDNVRVIAGRAPEALAGLEAPDAVFIGGSKGSMEEIIDVVMDRLQPGGRLVVNAITLENVAETYQTLRKRGLVPDVTLLQVSRAEPLAHYLRYEALNPIQIFAVEKPSQTGAVS; from the coding sequence ATGAGTCCAAGGTGCCCCATTACCTTGATCGGGATCGGGGACGACGGCTGTGCGAGCCTGACGAGCCGCGCCGTGAATGCGGTCATGAAGGCGGGGGTGCTCGTGGGCGGGGAGCGCCATCTTGAATTCTTCCCGCAGTTTCAGGGCGAGAAGATTGTCCTCAAGAGCGGCGTGGTGTCGGTGCTCGACCGGGTGGCGGAACTGGCAGAGGAACAGAATGTTTGTGTGGTGGCGTCCGGCGATCCGTTGTTTTTCGGCATCGGCAGCCTGGTGATTCAGCGGCTAGGTGCCGAGCATGTCGAGGTGTTGCCGCAGCCCAGTTCGATGCAATGGGCCTTTGCGCGAGCTGGATTGAAGTGGGACGACGCAGCCTTTGTGTCTCTGCATGGCCGCTCGTCCGAGGGATTTCTCACCAGGCTCAAGGGGCAGGCGAAGGTGGCGATTTTCACTGATGAAAAGAATTCGCCATCGGTGTTAGCTCAGCGCATGGTCCTCCATGGAGAGACGGCCTGGGAGGCCTGGGTCTGTGAGAATCTTGGCGGTCCGGATGAAAAGGTTCGGCGATTCGACATCGCGGCGCTTGCGACTTGTCAGGATGTCGGGCCGCTCAATGTGTTGGTGCTCGTCCGCTCCGATCCCTCCTGGCGCGCGCCCTGCACCATTCCGTTTCTCCATGAGGATCAATTCGCGAAGCGGATGCCGAAGAAGGGCCTCATTACGAAGCGTGAAGTGCGATTGTTGTCGCTGGCCGCGATGGGGATCAGACCGGACAGCGTGGTCTGGGATATCGGGGCCGGTTCCGGATCGGTGTCGATCGAGGCGGCGTTGCTTGCGCCGAAAGGCCTGGTCTACGCGATCGAGGTCGATTCGGAGGGCGTCGAGATCTGCCGCGACAATCTGTTGGCCCATGCGGTGGACAATGTGCGCGTCATCGCAGGCCGGGCGCCGGAGGCGCTGGCAGGCTTGGAAGCGCCCGATGCCGTCTTCATCGGGGGCAGCAAAGGGAGCATGGAAGAGATCATCGACGTTGTCATGGACCGGCTGCAACCAGGTGGACGCCTCGTCGTGAATGCCATCACGTTGGAGAATGTCGCGGAGACCTATCAGACCTTGCGGAAGCGCGGGTTGGTGCCGGATGTCACGTTGCTGCAAGTCTCGCGCGCCGAACCCTTGGCCCATTACCTTCGTTACGAAGCCTTGAACCCGATTCAAATTTTTGCCGTCGAGAAGCCCAGTCAGACAGGAGCGGTCTCATGA
- a CDS encoding precorrin-8X methylmutase, producing the protein MNDMRQMTALGRSIEDGSFAIIDQESGLHDFGPDEWQVVRRVIHATADFEFKTLMRFHPDAVRAGVAALQGGCPLLVDVKMISAGLNEERLSSYGCKVYSFISDEDVIATAKANNSTRAIEAMKKAHRLNLLDGAVVAIGNAPTALLELARLIREEGATPALIIGVPVGFVSAAESKEVILELLTPSIVARGRKGGSPIAVAIIHALLLLSAKVPA; encoded by the coding sequence ATGAACGATATGAGACAGATGACCGCGCTCGGACGGAGCATCGAGGATGGCAGTTTCGCGATCATCGACCAGGAGTCGGGTCTGCACGATTTCGGCCCGGACGAATGGCAAGTCGTGCGCCGGGTGATCCATGCTACGGCGGACTTCGAGTTTAAGACCCTGATGCGATTCCATCCCGATGCGGTGCGCGCCGGGGTGGCGGCCCTTCAAGGAGGCTGCCCTCTCTTGGTCGATGTGAAGATGATTTCTGCCGGCCTGAACGAGGAGCGGCTCTCCTCCTATGGCTGCAAGGTCTACTCGTTTATTTCGGACGAGGATGTGATTGCGACGGCCAAGGCCAACAACTCGACACGCGCGATCGAGGCCATGAAAAAGGCGCATCGCCTCAATCTGCTCGATGGAGCGGTGGTGGCGATCGGCAATGCCCCGACTGCCTTATTGGAGTTGGCCCGCTTGATTCGCGAGGAGGGAGCGACGCCGGCTCTCATCATCGGGGTGCCGGTCGGGTTCGTGTCGGCGGCTGAGTCCAAGGAAGTCATATTAGAACTTTTGACTCCTTCTATCGTGGCGCGCGGCCGCAAGGGGGGCAGCCCCATTGCCGTCGCGATTATCCATGCTCTATTGCTCCTATCAGCAAAGGTTCCTGCATGA